Genomic segment of Eleutherodactylus coqui strain aEleCoq1 chromosome 1, aEleCoq1.hap1, whole genome shotgun sequence:
ggACTTCATCAAAACGACCtaatctcaggataggtcatcaataattaattGGTAGGtgtccaccgcttgggatccccaccgatcagctgatattGGACCAGATGTCATTGAGAAAGctggaggcagacagctctgtagtgctgtgacctggattggtattgcaggcacatcaCCCACTGAATTCACCTCTTCATTAGACAGCAGGACAGTATATGTGAGAGATAGTCCATTGTAGACAAAACCATAGTCCGATTCATATTGGTATATGATCATGTTATGGCATGATCATATACCAGTAGAGTCTAACATTGTCTACAGATTCTGGTGGCTATCAAGACTTCCTTTGGCTTCTACTGGTATGTGATTATGCTATGGATTGGGTTATGTTTTTGACTCTGATGGACTGACCAACATATACATTGTCCAGTTCTCTAAAGAAGAAGTGAAATACCTCGAAACGTGTTATCTGCTGGTTTTCAATAAGGTATTCTCTTATAATACACCACTGGTGATCTCCGTTCAGTAGCATCTCGCCACTAATAGGTCGCTCCAGAGCCCTAGCCTTTTGCTGTTACATCCTTCCTATGTTTACCGACGCTAACACAACTTCTGGTTGACCGGCGTAACAAGGCCAGCAGCATCAAAACTCACAACTTCTTTCAAGTGTTGCAGGTCCGTGCCCAGTTTTATATTCCTGGCCTTCCAGAAGCCTTCTGCCCACTACCCGCCTCTTGCAATAACCATGTATGTACTTTTGTTCTGCAGGTTTTCCTACCAGCATTTATGATGCTGAGTGCAGGCGGAGATGGATGCTGTGCAAACAGATGCGGGGTAAGAAATCTCATGTCTGGTGGCTGGATGAAGTATCTACAGCCTCAGTAATGGGTGGTTTCTGATTCGAGGTCCGTTGTTGAATGTGAGATTCTGTATTTTATATGTCAGGGCTCATAATAGTTCTGTACAGCAGAGGGTTTAGTTCAGCAGTACAAGGAACATGGGTCCAAGTCTTAGGAGGCCAATATTTTGCATCCCTTACTCTGCAAGATCCTGTGTATGCAAGGCGAATCAATGGGCATTGTGCAATACTGTATTTCTCAAGATTGGGATCAATActagccttaggttagatgtCACCCTATGTGGAATTGTTTTGGGCCCATATCCTaagaaaaaactacataaatttggacCGATAGGCCTTCTGCCTGTATTATGcttttgcagaaaaaaacagctgaaagtttgtaaagttGAGAAATAAACCTATTTTGCAATAGGGGTTTAATAATTTTGATCACAACTGTTATTGCTAGAATCACACCATGAATACTAAGGTATTATATTCTATAGTGCCCTTTGAAATTTAAAAGCAGCTAGTGATTGCTGTAGACAACAGTGGTCCTCTACTTAACAAGGAAGTCAGGGCCACCTGAAAAAATGTTCTCAAACCCGGATGGTACAGCATTATCCAAAGGTGAATACATTGTAGATTCTCATGGGATGCTGTCGTATGTAAGCCTTTACTGTTACTGAAGAATtatgcaaatgaaaagatgcctctgcagtgcctcctattggaaggcagcactcctgcaagtcaatgttaggctTTCTAATACGgattgtaacaataactgggaatatgAGTCCAAACCAGAATCTtctgcagaaggaaaagataaaccataCACGGTTTCAAAAATATAACCACTGTTGAGCTGGGACCTACGAATGACCCATAATTACAGTTATTAATTCTTTTTGTCCCATCTCAGTGGTGTGAAACCGCAGTCGGCAAGTCTAGGGGATGCGTATTTAGAGGGGCAAGGAGACAATGGGATCTACTGCAAATTGCTAATTTCATTTTCACTACAACAAAGGACTTCCTTGGTGGTCCAAAAGGAGCAAATGGGATCAAAGGCCCCTCTGGTACAGGTGTGCAAGGCAGTTGAGTGAATATTGATGAGCAATGCTTGGCCGGAAATACACTTAAAAATCTGACTAAATGCACTCAACTTTCTCCAGACCAGAAAGGTGGCAGATAGCAGGGAGATTTGCAGACAATTTACCAGCATCATTTCATTACACCTCCCCCTTTTAGAGATGGTTAATGAGAGGGTAATCCGCCAATAACCTCCCTTGCCTTGCCCATCAGCGTTAATATGCTTGCTGCCCTTCTTGTGCTGGATGGTGAAGTCATATTACTGTAAGGCTAGACTGCAGCGTAGTAACTTGCCATTTTAACTACTGCTACCTGATGCAACCAGCTAAGAGGATTGTGATGTGTCATTATGGCGAAGTTGCGCCCATAGAGATATGGATGAAGCTTCTACAGGGCCCACACATTGGCTAAGCACTCTTTCTCTACCGAGGCCTATGCCACCTCTCTGCACAGGGTTCTTTTCCCAGCTAGAGTTTAGTTAGCTGAGAGCAGCACCCAGGTCATATGCGCTAGGATCGGTCTGCACCACAAACCTCCTGGTGACGTCTGGGGCCTGCAGAACCGGGGCACTGGAGAGGGCAGTCTTAAGGACTGCTCACAGTTGGAGGGTCAGTTCACTATCTGAGGCAGTTTTTTCCTGATCACATCAGTGAGGGGCCTGGCTAGGGCAATGTAGTTGGGTACCAGCTTACGGTAGTACCCACCTGTACCCAAGAAGGACATTACTTGCTTCTTGGTTTTGGGGTGCGTCAGGCCATTATGGTGTCCGCTTTTCCAAGCCCTGGGTTTAGAGTTCCCCCACTGACTCGATGACTTAGGTACTGCACCTCCTACATGCCAATCTGGCATTTTCCAGGCTTGATGTTCAGGCCTGCGGTCTGGATCCGCTTGAGTACCCATGGTAGGGGCTCGAGGTGTTCACCCAAGTGGCGCTGAAGACAGCAATATCGTCCAAGTAAGCGACCACAAATTCTTCTAACCCCTCAAGAAGTGGATCAACCAAGCATTGAAAAATGGTTGGAGCATTTTTCATGCTGAAGTTTATCACCTTGGACTCATGGGGTACAAATGAGGTCATGAAAGCAGATTGCTCCAGTGCTTCCTTGGTTATGGGTATGTGCCAATACCCTTGAGCCAGATTCATAATTGTGATGTAATGGTCACTGGCCAGCTGGTCCAACAGCTCAGGGCATCAGATAAGCACTGTATATCGCAATGGCGTTCCACCTCCTGTAGTCTTCGCAGAATCGAATTGTCCAGTCTTTCTTGGGCATCAGGACTACAGGGAAGGCTCATATACTCTTGGGCTTCTGGATGACATAGCATGTCGTCAATCTCCCACTTCATATCTGCCTGCACCTCAAGGGAAACATGGTAGGGCAGGCTGCCTAACAGTGGGGCGCTCCATTAACATTAAGTttaacattaacttgcaggaatgctgctttccaataggtggcactgcagaggcattatcccatttttccatttgcataaatttcccagaggagtatgcatggccttataagtctcctcactaagtGCTCTCTCAAAGGCGTATCCATACCCTTCCTGAAGAATTATGAACATATGCTATGTGTCTATGTGCACCATTCACAACACCAAGATAATGGTCTTTGTGGGTTACCATTTACCAGATGCTCCTGACTGTAATCCTCTCCGCACTGGGCACCATTGGAGGAGTGTACTGCATGGTCATGTCTGCTATGGGTTTGGTTCATGGACCTCTGTGTGACACAGGAAATGGTGAATACATCTATCCATTCAGGAACAATACAGAAGAGTAAGTGGCCTAATCATCACCGTGGAGTCGGACTAAGATTATACATCTGGGCTCACCATTTATAATGAGTAGGGACTATACAaggtggagaacccctttaagattacaaGTGTATTAGGAGAAGCTCCCTGCTGTGTCTTTCACCTTGCAGTCTTTGGGCTATCTCAAGCTTGCATCCTTCTGGACATCCCTTTCCTTGCAGGTCAGTTAGTCACTATTTATATGGGTAGTATACAGTGTTCATCTCTGGGACCCCCACCTCTCAGGAATACAAGAGACCCCTGAAGAATGTTTGCCTTCCTATCCAGCCAAGATGACCCAAAGAGGTGGCCAGACCACATGTGTGGTTCTTGTCATTGAAGTCTAGGGGAGTTTCTGGCTTCACTTTCCCCattactcccatagacttcaatagggaGGGCAAGTTACATATGTAGCCATCTGGACTGTATTTGGTGGGGGGAGGCGAGATGCAGGTCTTGCATACTTCCTCAGTTACTGAATGCAGTTAAACATTATACTATTATATTGCTGCCTTATGAGGCAGAtttggcattaaaggggtatatGAATAATTACCCGTCCTCAGCCCCGGCAATCCAACGCTGCAGACCTACAATCCTCGTGATCCTATGGAAATCacttgaccgctgcagccaataagaggctgcaACGTCAccgttccaaactcctggcatccttGAACCCAGAATGTGAATCCCGGTGGGGATGCTgccatctgattggctgcagcagtcagttgGTTTCCCTTTGCAAACAAAGACTGAGAGGACCTGGGGCTGCAGGATGGGTAGATCCTGctggttttattattttaacccatatacaccaatagagatgagcgagtatgctcgctaagacacattactcgagcgagtagtgccttagtcgagtatctgtccgctcgtctctaaagattcggctgccggcggcgggcggggagtggcgaggaacggaggggagatccctctctccctctctcccccctgctccaccctgctcactcccgcaactcacctgtcacccgcaccggcagccgaatctttagagacgagcgggcaggtactcgaataaggcactactcgctcatctctatacacaaGTCATTAAAAATTCCTatagtaaccggacaacccctttaaccccttaatgcccttacgtcctggctggggggcacttaacgcaacaggacgtaaacttccaTCCTGTGAATGGTGCAGGAACCGGCTAAGATTGATAGCTggtctcctgctgcaacagcgaggATCCATGTGAACATCCATCCCAGTTCTTAACCCCTTCCATGTTGCCAtcaatgtagatcgcggcatgtaaaaggtttcacagagggaacacgctccctctgtgacgtcattggcaTTCCATGATGTAATTACAGAAGGCTGATGGGTTGCTAAACACTGTGGTCCAGGCCTGCCATGGTCTGTGATCTCTTTtgtgagtgataatgcattgcagtataggAGTACTGCAATGCATCAACATAGCAATCAGAGctattatggttcaagtccccatagggacataaaaaaagtaaaaaaaataaaataaaaaatagtgttaaaaaaaaacccatatacATTCACCCCCACTGCTCACTTTGAAAATGTGTTTCAGAAAGCATGCATCGCCTGCTACgtgccagcagatggtgctgctGTACCATGTTGTGTAGCTACCTAATAAATGACTCATTGATGCCACCTACTGTAAAATCTCCTGTTTCATGCTCGCCTCATTTCTCTGATTGCAGGAACAATTATCTCTTCCATCATGAGACTTGGAGCACGTGTAAAGAACCAGAGAACGTCGTGTTGTGGAATGTTGTCTTATTCTCCATCCTCATAGGGATTGGCGCCATTGAAGCCATACTGTGCCTCATACAAGTAATCAATGGCATCATCGGGGTGATCTGCGGCACCTGCTTGAGGAAAAGAAAAATCAGTGTAAGTCGCCCTCGCTAATTCATTAATCCTAGGGAGTACTTTAagggcgctctcacacatgcgctttttagcgTGACTACCACAGTGTTTTGAACACCCTGGTAACtgcggtataacactcccattcatttcaaaggattAGCCCATGCAATGTCAATGGTCCACGGATGTTGGATAGCACATGGACAgctatctgtgtgctgtctgatctgCGTTCCTAGGGTGCAACACTCACATGGCCAAGTATATCTAATGTGATGCTAGAATGAAACATATACAAATGTACACAAATGCCTAATAATTACTACCGACCTTCACATGCCCGCCCTGCCCGCTCTCCACATGCCCATACCATCACTAACCCTTATATAACACATGACActacaccattacacactaaatgggaaacactgccatggaaaaagacttggggattttagttaactgtcaacttaactggagcaaccagtgtcaggcagctgctgccaaagcttaTAGCAGTCGTGGCGAAACTATGGCACGtatgccatcggccgctcaccacttgtgaatgtcggcaggggctgcggctcccctgctggcattcactcagcGCCGCTGCTCTCGGAGCACATTGTCCTCCGAGATCAGTACCAGTAGCAacgccgagcagaggaggagcgggtaagtatatgggtcccgGGGAAGGGGGGTGTTGCCGtggggggggtcgctgtcacactaatgggccgctgtggggggaggggggtgccgTTGTCACATtaatgggccactgtggggtggggtcgctgtcacactaatgggccactgtggggtggggtcGCTGTCACACaaatgggccgctgtgggggggtcgctgtcacactaatgggccgctgtgggggggtcgctgTCACACTAATGAGTCGctgtgggggttgggggggggttgctgtcacactaatgggccgctgtggggggtgtccCTGTCACACTAATGAGCCGCTGTGGGGGAGGGATCactgtcacactgggggccgctgtaggggggggtgtcgctgtcacactaatgggccactgtggggggggggggtcgctgaaCACTAATGGGCCGCAGTGGGGGAGTCACTGTCACACTAATGGGCCACTGCGGGATTGGGGGGGTATGCTGCCACACTAATGGGCCGCTGTGTTACTACAGATGTAgtaatcattaacatgactggtgcatcatgataactcgatttacagcattgtagtagaTTGCAGTTGAGTTATAATGCATTTAAAGGGGGTAAGTGGCTGTACCGAGACTAACGTTACCCCCTCTCCACGGCCCTACTGTTACAGATCATTagatgtattttttaataaataggtCTAGAACTCTTCTATAAGTTGGGGCTCTGCTTTTGGACCCTGCATCCATGTGTCCTTACCTTAAATATCACACTTACCATACCG
This window contains:
- the LOC136613974 gene encoding transmembrane 4 L6 family member 1-like produces the protein MCTGKCAKFIGKLLFPLGICAITANLLLYFPNGRILEVEQITDFVWFFQGIVGAGLLVFLPAFMMLSAGGDGCCANRCGMLLTVILSALGTIGGVYCMVMSAMGLVHGPLCDTGNGEYIYPFRNNTEENNYLFHHETWSTCKEPENVVLWNVVLFSILIGIGAIEAILCLIQVINGIIGVICGTCLRKRKISTTVE